In Thermomonas paludicola, the following are encoded in one genomic region:
- a CDS encoding DUF6580 family putative transport protein — translation MNRPASLPATGPLVLAALIFVAALTRVLPHPPNFSPIEAVALFGGAYFAKRHWALLVPLLAMFASDLTLGMLNGGIYWSYFASAGYLLVYACIALSTVLGFGLRGKVSGMRVLGYSLVGSLIFFAVTNFGVWAFGSMYQPNMNGLMAAFVAGIPFFQWTVLGTLFYSALLFGGFELLRRHNPALQPQTV, via the coding sequence ATGAATCGCCCCGCCTCCCTGCCCGCCACTGGCCCGCTGGTGCTTGCCGCGCTGATTTTCGTTGCCGCGCTGACCCGGGTGCTTCCGCATCCACCGAATTTCTCGCCCATCGAAGCGGTGGCGCTGTTTGGCGGCGCCTATTTCGCCAAGCGCCACTGGGCGCTGCTGGTGCCGCTGCTGGCCATGTTCGCCTCGGATTTGACGCTTGGCATGCTCAACGGCGGCATCTACTGGAGCTATTTCGCCAGCGCAGGCTACCTGCTGGTGTATGCGTGCATCGCGTTGTCCACAGTGCTCGGCTTCGGCCTGCGCGGCAAGGTGAGTGGCATGCGTGTCCTCGGGTATTCGCTGGTGGGGTCGCTGATCTTCTTCGCGGTCACCAATTTCGGCGTATGGGCGTTCGGTTCGATGTACCAGCCCAACATGAACGGCCTGATGGCGGCATTCGTCGCCGGCATCCCGTTCTTCCAGTGGACCGTGCTGGGCACCTTGTTCTATTCCGCATTGCTGTTTGGCGGCTTCGAGCTGCTGCGCCGACACAACCCCGCCCTGCAGCCGCAAACGGTCTGA
- a CDS encoding cob(I)yrinic acid a,c-diamide adenosyltransferase: MGNRLSKIYTRTGDDGSTGLGDGARVGKDSARVEAYGTVDEANSCIGVLLAADVPDAVRELLIRIQHQLFDLGGELCIPGHAAIFDADIDALEAQLDQFNEDLPPLKEFILPGGGEAAARCHVARTVVRRAERAAVTLARLEDVRPQPVRYLNRLSDLLFVLSRVLARASGHGEVLWKHERRK; this comes from the coding sequence ATGGGCAACCGTCTTTCCAAGATCTACACGCGCACGGGCGACGACGGCAGCACCGGCCTGGGCGATGGCGCCCGGGTGGGCAAGGACTCCGCGCGGGTCGAAGCCTACGGCACCGTGGATGAGGCAAATTCCTGCATCGGCGTCCTGCTGGCCGCCGACGTGCCCGATGCCGTGCGCGAACTGCTGATCCGCATCCAGCACCAGTTGTTCGACCTCGGCGGCGAGCTGTGCATCCCCGGCCATGCGGCGATTTTCGATGCCGATATCGATGCGCTGGAAGCGCAGTTGGACCAGTTCAACGAAGACCTGCCTCCGCTGAAGGAATTCATCCTGCCCGGCGGGGGCGAAGCAGCGGCGCGTTGCCATGTCGCCCGCACGGTGGTGCGCCGCGCCGAGCGTGCCGCGGTGACGCTGGCGCGCCTGGAGGATGTGCGGCCACAGCCGGTGCGTTACCTGAATCGCCTGTCGGACCTTCTGTTCGTGCTGTCGCGGGTGCTGGCCCGCGCCAGCGGCCACGGTGAAGTGCTGTGGAAGCACGAGCGCCGCAAGTAA
- a CDS encoding histone deacetylase family protein, which yields MHVYTHPACLGHDTGDGHAERPARLVTVIRALEAAHPDLDWQQAPRATRGQLLRVHAEALLETVLETVPTGLLHLDPDTVLSPGSAEAALRAAGAAVAAVDAVLAGRTQRAFCAVRPPGHHATADRAMGFCLFNNVAVAARQAIDRHALERVAIVDFDVHHGNGTQAIFEQEPRVLYASSHQWPLYPESGARSETGCGNIFNMPLPTGSGSTEFRSAWQAMFPALASFKPQLLLISAGFDGHRRDPLAGLLLEAEDYAWITRELVSIANRHSDGRIVSTLEGGYDLTALAESCVAHVDALRG from the coding sequence ATCCACGTCTATACCCATCCCGCCTGTTTGGGCCACGACACCGGCGACGGCCATGCCGAGCGACCCGCGCGGCTGGTCACCGTGATCCGCGCACTGGAAGCCGCGCACCCGGATCTGGACTGGCAGCAGGCGCCACGCGCCACCCGCGGGCAACTGCTGCGCGTGCATGCGGAGGCACTGCTGGAGACGGTGCTGGAAACCGTGCCGACCGGCCTGCTGCACCTGGATCCGGACACGGTGCTTTCCCCCGGCTCTGCCGAAGCGGCCCTGCGCGCTGCGGGCGCCGCCGTGGCGGCGGTGGACGCGGTGCTGGCCGGACGCACCCAGCGGGCATTCTGCGCAGTGCGGCCACCGGGGCACCATGCAACGGCAGACCGGGCCATGGGGTTTTGCCTGTTCAACAATGTGGCGGTGGCCGCGCGCCAGGCCATTGACCGGCACGCGCTGGAGCGGGTGGCGATCGTCGATTTCGACGTCCACCACGGCAACGGCACGCAGGCCATTTTCGAGCAGGAACCGCGCGTGCTGTACGCCAGTTCGCACCAATGGCCGCTGTACCCGGAGTCCGGGGCGCGCAGCGAAACCGGCTGCGGCAACATCTTCAACATGCCCCTGCCCACCGGCAGCGGCAGCACCGAGTTCCGCAGCGCCTGGCAGGCGATGTTTCCAGCGCTGGCGTCGTTCAAGCCGCAGCTGCTGCTGATCTCCGCCGGATTCGACGGCCATCGCCGCGACCCGCTGGCTGGCCTGCTGCTGGAGGCGGAAGACTACGCATGGATCACCCGTGAACTGGTGTCCATCGCCAATCGGCACAGCGATGGCCGCATCGTTTCCACGCTGGAGGGGGGCTATGACCTCACCGCACTGGCCGAAAGTTGCGTGGCGCACGTGGACGCCCTGCGCGGGTGA
- the lptD gene encoding LPS assembly protein LptD, translating into MRHALRLLPLPLCIALSLHAHAADTHRQSYALCPIGDAVPAFPDATQSPEGLTLDPSGQPTDIEGDLLSGTDANPVFNGNVTMRRGNQFMGADQLTFDKAQGRYAAEGSIRYQANGLRLRAASAKGDQDSDTHSMQDLDYQLLSQRGNGHAKSLSVEGEAGSLRSATYSTCPPEARQWELRAHRIDIDNDRGIAVAYGASLHVGKVPVLYLPWLMFPTNERRRSGLLFPSISNSGRNGFDWRQPIYLNLAPNYDATLSPRVMTSRGGLLGGEFRYLDATGNATLETVWMPHDKLRDRSRGMAHLEGVQGLASNWQARADINWISDPRYYEDFSNSIDGLSQSTSYSTIGVYGHGRDWVAGVSADHWQLADFILSKAVLPFDRLPRAYASWEHRLGSVFRYGIDAEAVRFHHPTEAAGARIDLKPWISAPLEGDAWFLRPTLAWRHTGYSLDHALGQALGGNSPSRGQSIFSFDSGLIFDRETRFKGKDYLQTIEPRLFYLNVPYVDQSDMPVFDTQPLTFNWNQLFRDNRYSGADRQADANQLTLAVSTRMIRQSDGRERFSASLGQIRYFRDSRVRLPNEPITEKGSSAWVADANYAPTDRWTFGASYQRDPKFQRTDLASVRARYLLPGDGVFNLAYRYRRSLLEQVDISFLYPINERWSVVGRQYYSLRDSRTLEGLAGVQWDSCCVAVRLVGRRYVDNRVGEMGNTIMFEIELKGLGSAGQDTRRALRRAILGYNRDDLYLVPPQTATGQPSPPDNANATP; encoded by the coding sequence GTGCGCCACGCCCTGCGCCTGCTTCCCCTGCCACTGTGCATCGCACTTTCGCTGCATGCGCACGCCGCCGACACGCACCGGCAGAGCTATGCCCTGTGCCCGATTGGCGACGCCGTTCCCGCATTCCCGGATGCCACGCAGTCGCCCGAGGGGCTAACCCTGGACCCCAGCGGCCAGCCGACCGACATCGAAGGCGACCTGCTGTCCGGCACCGACGCCAACCCGGTCTTCAATGGCAACGTCACCATGCGCCGGGGCAACCAGTTCATGGGCGCCGACCAGCTCACCTTCGACAAGGCACAGGGGCGCTATGCCGCAGAGGGCAGCATCCGCTATCAGGCCAATGGCCTGCGCCTGCGCGCTGCCAGCGCCAAGGGCGACCAGGACAGCGACACCCACTCGATGCAGGACCTGGACTACCAGCTGCTTTCACAGCGCGGAAACGGCCATGCAAAAAGCCTGAGCGTCGAAGGCGAAGCAGGCAGCCTGCGCAGCGCCACCTATTCCACGTGCCCGCCCGAGGCGCGGCAGTGGGAACTTCGCGCACACCGGATCGACATCGACAACGATCGCGGCATCGCCGTGGCCTACGGCGCCAGCCTGCACGTCGGCAAGGTGCCGGTGCTGTACCTGCCGTGGCTGATGTTCCCTACCAACGAGCGGCGCCGCAGTGGCCTGCTGTTCCCGTCGATCTCCAACTCCGGGCGCAACGGCTTCGACTGGCGCCAGCCAATCTATCTGAACCTGGCGCCGAACTATGACGCCACCCTCAGCCCGCGCGTGATGACGTCGCGCGGGGGGCTGCTGGGCGGGGAGTTCCGTTATCTCGACGCAACCGGCAACGCCACGCTTGAGACGGTCTGGATGCCGCACGACAAACTGCGCGACCGCAGCCGCGGGATGGCCCATCTGGAAGGCGTGCAGGGGCTTGCATCCAACTGGCAGGCACGGGCCGACATCAACTGGATCAGCGACCCACGCTACTACGAGGATTTCAGCAACAGCATCGACGGCCTGTCGCAATCCACGTCCTACAGCACGATCGGCGTGTATGGCCACGGCCGCGACTGGGTCGCAGGGGTCAGTGCGGATCATTGGCAGCTGGCTGACTTCATCCTGTCGAAGGCCGTGCTTCCGTTCGATCGCCTGCCGCGCGCCTATGCAAGCTGGGAGCATCGCCTGGGCAGCGTCTTCCGCTACGGAATCGATGCCGAAGCCGTGCGTTTCCACCATCCCACCGAAGCCGCAGGCGCGCGCATCGACCTCAAACCCTGGATCAGCGCCCCATTGGAAGGCGATGCGTGGTTCCTGCGGCCCACCCTGGCTTGGCGCCACACCGGCTATTCGCTGGACCACGCGCTGGGCCAGGCGCTGGGGGGTAATTCACCGTCGCGCGGGCAGTCCATCTTCAGCTTCGATAGCGGTCTGATCTTCGACCGCGAAACCCGGTTCAAGGGCAAGGATTACCTGCAGACCATCGAACCCCGCCTGTTTTATCTGAATGTGCCCTATGTGGACCAGAGCGACATGCCGGTGTTCGACACCCAGCCGCTCACCTTCAATTGGAACCAGTTGTTCCGCGACAACCGCTATTCCGGCGCCGATCGCCAGGCCGACGCCAACCAGCTGACCCTGGCGGTCAGTACGCGCATGATTCGGCAGTCCGACGGCCGCGAGCGCTTCTCCGCCAGCCTGGGGCAAATCCGCTATTTCAGGGACTCGCGCGTCCGTCTGCCCAACGAACCCATCACCGAGAAAGGCAGTTCGGCCTGGGTGGCGGACGCCAATTACGCGCCCACCGACCGCTGGACCTTCGGTGCGTCCTATCAGCGCGATCCGAAGTTCCAGCGCACCGACCTCGCCAGCGTGCGCGCCCGCTACCTGCTGCCTGGCGATGGCGTGTTCAACCTGGCCTACCGCTACCGCCGCTCGCTGCTGGAACAGGTGGATATCTCGTTCCTGTATCCCATCAACGAACGCTGGAGCGTGGTCGGCCGCCAGTACTACTCGCTGCGTGACAGCCGGACGCTGGAAGGGCTGGCCGGGGTGCAGTGGGACAGCTGTTGTGTTGCCGTTCGGCTTGTAGGCCGCCGATACGTGGACAATCGGGTAGGCGAGATGGGCAACACCATCATGTTCGAAATCGAACTGAAGGGGCTTGGCTCCGCCGGCCAGGACACCCGGCGCGCCTTGCGCCGTGCCATCCTCGGCTACAATCGCGACGATCTCTACCTGGTGCCGCCGCAGACAGCCACGGGCCAGCCTTCCCCGCCCGACAATGCGAACGCCACTCCATGA
- a CDS encoding peptidylprolyl isomerase, producing MTATHRPRAPRFLLAALLPMLLLAGSALAQEPATAQPVDRIAAVVNEDVILHSELERAIANIRSQYAGRESQLPPDNVLERQVLERLILMRLQIARAVDAGISATDQDLERAVQGVAQQNSMSVDDLRARIASDGMSFADFRNNLRDEIVTQKLRQSFAQGRINVSEGEVDAALANASASAAQQFHLAHILVGTPESATPEQIATAQKKIDGVKALIEKGEMTFAAAAVRYSDSPNALEGGDLGWRGLNEIPPAFAAAIQQMHDGQLLGPIRGSNGFQLLQMIGTRTQAAGSGEKLTQYSARQILVKVDDKTDDAAAKAKADTLAARLAGGAEFTKLAAESSDDATTRRRGGDLGWFAADTYGTAFGIQVASLSDGQTSAPFKTDAGWVIVQRIGTREITASDENMRAQVRETIGRRKLEDEWNRWLHELRGEAFVDVRDAEGHSTRAALPETAKERHKVSAEDIPSSDMNNGDGF from the coding sequence ATGACAGCAACCCATCGCCCGCGCGCCCCCCGTTTCCTGCTTGCAGCGCTGCTGCCCATGCTCCTGCTTGCGGGCAGCGCGCTGGCGCAGGAACCCGCCACCGCCCAGCCCGTGGACCGCATCGCTGCAGTGGTCAACGAGGACGTGATCCTGCACAGCGAACTGGAGCGCGCAATCGCCAATATTCGCAGCCAGTACGCCGGCCGCGAAAGTCAATTGCCTCCAGATAACGTGCTGGAACGCCAGGTGCTGGAGCGCCTGATCCTGATGCGCCTGCAAATTGCGCGCGCTGTCGATGCCGGCATCAGCGCCACCGACCAGGACCTGGAGCGCGCCGTGCAGGGCGTGGCCCAGCAGAACAGCATGAGCGTGGATGATCTGCGTGCACGCATTGCCAGCGACGGGATGAGCTTCGCGGATTTCCGCAACAACCTGCGCGACGAAATCGTCACCCAGAAGCTGCGCCAGAGCTTTGCCCAGGGCCGCATCAACGTCAGCGAAGGCGAGGTGGATGCCGCGCTGGCCAACGCCTCGGCCAGCGCCGCCCAGCAGTTCCATCTCGCCCACATCCTGGTGGGCACCCCCGAGAGCGCCACGCCCGAGCAGATCGCCACCGCGCAGAAGAAGATCGACGGCGTGAAGGCGCTGATCGAGAAAGGCGAAATGACGTTCGCCGCCGCCGCCGTGCGTTACTCCGACAGCCCCAATGCACTGGAGGGCGGTGATCTCGGCTGGCGCGGCCTGAACGAAATACCGCCGGCCTTTGCCGCCGCGATCCAGCAGATGCACGACGGCCAATTGCTTGGCCCCATCCGTGGCTCCAATGGCTTCCAGCTGCTGCAGATGATCGGTACCCGCACCCAGGCCGCCGGCAGCGGCGAAAAGCTCACCCAGTACTCGGCTCGCCAGATCCTGGTGAAGGTGGACGACAAGACCGACGATGCCGCCGCCAAGGCCAAGGCCGACACGCTGGCAGCACGCCTGGCCGGCGGTGCGGAGTTCACCAAGCTGGCCGCTGAAAGCTCCGACGATGCCACCACCCGCCGGCGCGGCGGCGACCTCGGCTGGTTCGCAGCCGACACCTACGGCACCGCGTTCGGCATCCAGGTCGCCTCGCTGTCGGACGGCCAGACCTCCGCGCCGTTCAAGACCGACGCAGGCTGGGTGATCGTGCAGCGAATCGGCACCCGGGAAATCACCGCCAGCGACGAAAACATGCGCGCCCAGGTGCGCGAAACGATTGGCCGCCGCAAGCTGGAAGACGAGTGGAACCGCTGGCTGCACGAGCTGCGCGGCGAAGCCTTCGTCGATGTTCGCGATGCCGAAGGCCATTCCACCCGCGCAGCATTGCCGGAGACCGCCAAGGAGCGACACAAGGTTTCGGCGGAGGATATTCCTTCTTCGGATATGAACAATGGCGACGGGTTCTGA
- the pdxA gene encoding 4-hydroxythreonine-4-phosphate dehydrogenase PdxA, whose amino-acid sequence MRPRLALIPGEPAGIGPELVVHAAQHAWVAELVVFGDPAILQRAASALGLPLHLHRRGEQPRDARSLECIAIPHPVDVVFGTPEPANAASVIATLTRAAQACLEGEVDGMVTGPVHKAAINAGGIPYTGTTGLLAAHAGCEVVMMLANPAMRVALQTVHLPLREVADRITPDALARTLRIVEAALRNQFGIAAPTIAVLGLNPHAGEDGHLGREELDIIIPTLERLRLDGLQLVGPLPADTAFLPDKLCAFDAVLAMYHDQGLPVLKHADFANAVNLTLGLPYPRVAVDHGTALDLAGTCKADPSSLFAAIRCCTQLATHRLRT is encoded by the coding sequence ATGCGCCCTCGCCTTGCGCTGATCCCGGGTGAACCTGCGGGCATCGGCCCGGAACTCGTCGTGCATGCCGCCCAGCATGCATGGGTCGCCGAGCTTGTCGTGTTCGGCGACCCGGCGATTCTGCAACGTGCCGCAAGCGCGCTCGGGCTCCCTCTGCACCTGCATCGTCGCGGCGAACAGCCCCGCGACGCGCGCAGCCTTGAATGCATCGCCATCCCGCATCCGGTGGACGTCGTCTTCGGCACGCCGGAGCCCGCCAATGCGGCCTCGGTGATTGCCACGCTGACCCGCGCCGCGCAGGCCTGCCTGGAGGGCGAGGTGGACGGCATGGTGACCGGCCCGGTGCACAAGGCGGCCATCAATGCGGGAGGCATTCCCTATACCGGCACCACCGGCCTGCTGGCCGCGCACGCCGGCTGCGAGGTGGTGATGATGCTGGCCAACCCCGCCATGCGCGTCGCCCTGCAGACCGTGCACCTGCCGCTGCGCGAAGTGGCCGACCGGATCACCCCGGATGCACTGGCGCGCACGCTGCGGATCGTCGAAGCGGCCCTGCGCAACCAGTTCGGCATTGCCGCACCGACCATCGCCGTGCTCGGCCTCAACCCGCATGCGGGCGAAGACGGCCATCTGGGGCGCGAGGAACTGGACATCATCATTCCCACGCTGGAGCGCCTGCGCCTTGATGGCCTGCAGCTGGTCGGCCCGCTGCCGGCCGACACGGCCTTCCTGCCAGACAAGCTGTGCGCTTTCGACGCGGTGCTGGCGATGTACCACGACCAGGGCCTGCCGGTGCTCAAGCACGCCGACTTCGCCAACGCGGTGAACCTCACCCTCGGCCTGCCCTATCCGCGCGTGGCGGTGGACCATGGCACCGCGCTGGATCTTGCCGGTACCTGCAAGGCCGATCCGTCCAGCCTGTTCGCCGCGATCCGCTGCTGCACGCAGTTGGCAACGCATCGGCTGCGCACCTGA
- the rsmA gene encoding 16S rRNA (adenine(1518)-N(6)/adenine(1519)-N(6))-dimethyltransferase RsmA, with protein MSTGFTEPAKKHLGQNFLHEKSVIDKIVQAIHPQPGDAIVEIGPGQGALTFPLLKAHGEVTAIEFDRDLHAPLQAAAREHGQLHLVEGDVLGVDFSVLAAQRGDANGRIRLVGNLPYNLSSPILFHALDHAAVIHDMHFMLQKEVVERMAAGPGSKVYGRLSVMLQAYCTVTPLFIVPPGAFRPAPKVDSAIVRMIPKPAERIDVANRGVFATVVRAAFGQRRKTLRNALGGVAGSAQIEAAGLRPDARAEQIEVAGFVHLANLLASA; from the coding sequence ATGAGTACCGGCTTCACCGAACCCGCCAAGAAGCATCTCGGCCAGAACTTCCTGCACGAGAAAAGCGTGATCGACAAGATCGTGCAGGCCATCCATCCACAACCCGGCGACGCCATCGTCGAGATCGGCCCCGGCCAGGGAGCACTGACCTTCCCGCTGCTGAAGGCGCATGGCGAGGTCACCGCCATCGAGTTCGACCGCGACCTGCACGCGCCGCTGCAGGCGGCGGCGCGCGAACACGGGCAGCTGCACCTGGTCGAGGGTGACGTGCTGGGCGTGGACTTCAGCGTGCTGGCCGCGCAGCGCGGCGACGCCAACGGACGGATCCGGCTGGTCGGCAACCTGCCCTACAACCTCAGCTCGCCGATCCTGTTTCATGCGCTTGATCACGCCGCGGTCATCCACGACATGCATTTCATGCTGCAAAAAGAGGTGGTGGAGCGCATGGCCGCCGGCCCCGGCAGCAAGGTGTATGGGCGACTGTCGGTGATGCTGCAGGCGTATTGCACGGTCACGCCGCTGTTCATCGTTCCGCCGGGCGCATTCCGACCCGCGCCCAAGGTGGACTCGGCCATCGTCAGGATGATCCCCAAGCCCGCAGAGCGCATCGACGTGGCCAATCGCGGCGTGTTCGCCACCGTCGTCCGGGCCGCCTTCGGACAGCGCCGCAAGACCTTGCGCAACGCACTGGGCGGGGTTGCTGGCAGCGCACAGATCGAAGCAGCGGGGCTGCGCCCGGACGCGCGCGCCGAACAGATCGAGGTCGCTGGCTTCGTGCATCTGGCCAATCTGCTCGCTTCTGCCTGA
- the apaG gene encoding Co2+/Mg2+ efflux protein ApaG — translation MSSNNYQFDIDVDARFLDDQSAPEEGRYVFAYTIHIRNQGKVPARLLGRHWLITDGNGKVREVIGDGVVGEQPWLRPGEGFEYTSGAVLETDIGTMRGSYDMLADDGTRFAAPIPAFTLSIPRTLH, via the coding sequence ATGAGCAGCAACAATTACCAGTTCGATATCGACGTCGATGCCCGTTTCCTGGATGACCAATCCGCGCCCGAAGAAGGCCGCTACGTGTTCGCCTACACCATCCACATCCGCAACCAAGGCAAGGTTCCGGCACGTCTGCTGGGGCGCCACTGGCTGATTACCGATGGTAACGGCAAGGTGCGTGAGGTGATCGGCGACGGCGTGGTGGGCGAACAGCCATGGCTGCGTCCAGGGGAAGGGTTCGAATACACCTCCGGCGCGGTGCTGGAGACGGACATCGGCACCATGCGGGGCAGTTACGACATGCTGGCCGATGACGGCACCCGTTTCGCGGCACCGATCCCGGCGTTCACCCTGTCCATCCCGCGGACATTGCACTGA
- a CDS encoding symmetrical bis(5'-nucleosyl)-tetraphosphatase, with amino-acid sequence MAVWAIGDLQGCYDVTQRLLERIRFDPAVDRLWFCGDLVNRGGQSIETLRLVHSLREVSQVVLGNHDLSLLAVAERTPEEQRRVNPDLQGVLFADDAQALLGWLRGRPLCHVDRTLGWMMVHAGLAPKWTTQLAERHAREIEARLRGDNCRKLLKNMYGDGPDWSPRLQGSERDRAIINIFTRMRYCSPRGRIAFEHKGAPGSQPPGLYPWFSVPGHATRDLKIVCGHWSTLGLFIGNGVHAIDTGAVWSGKLTALQLDAEDLHIVQVPGRDVSAPPPKQRGFKHRPAAGQRRHDGAPPQGGQARS; translated from the coding sequence ATGGCCGTCTGGGCAATCGGCGACCTGCAGGGTTGCTACGACGTCACCCAGCGCCTGCTGGAACGCATCCGCTTCGATCCGGCAGTCGATCGGCTGTGGTTCTGCGGCGACCTTGTCAATCGCGGCGGGCAATCCATCGAGACGTTGCGGCTGGTGCATTCGCTGCGCGAGGTCAGCCAGGTGGTGCTGGGCAATCACGATCTCTCGCTGCTGGCGGTGGCCGAACGCACGCCGGAGGAGCAGCGCCGGGTGAACCCCGACCTGCAAGGCGTGCTGTTTGCAGACGATGCGCAGGCGCTGCTGGGGTGGTTGCGTGGCCGCCCGCTGTGCCACGTGGACCGCACGCTGGGGTGGATGATGGTGCATGCCGGCCTTGCGCCGAAATGGACCACGCAACTGGCCGAGCGGCACGCGCGCGAAATCGAGGCACGGCTGCGCGGCGACAACTGCCGCAAGCTGCTGAAGAACATGTATGGCGACGGCCCGGACTGGTCGCCGCGCCTGCAAGGCAGCGAGCGCGACCGCGCCATCATCAACATCTTCACCCGCATGCGTTATTGCAGCCCGCGCGGGCGCATCGCCTTCGAACACAAGGGCGCGCCCGGCAGCCAGCCGCCCGGCCTGTATCCGTGGTTTTCCGTGCCTGGCCACGCCACGCGCGACCTGAAAATCGTGTGCGGGCACTGGAGCACGCTGGGACTGTTCATCGGCAATGGCGTGCATGCCATCGACACCGGCGCGGTGTGGAGCGGCAAATTGACCGCCCTGCAGCTGGATGCCGAGGACCTGCACATCGTGCAGGTTCCGGGCCGCGACGTTTCCGCACCGCCACCCAAGCAGCGCGGATTCAAGCACCGGCCTGCAGCGGGGCAGCGTCGCCACGATGGCGCGCCTCCGCAAGGCGGTCAGGCGCGCTCGTAA
- a CDS encoding dihydrofolate reductase — MQLSLIAALDRNFAIGKGNALPWHLPEDLKRFKALTLGKPILMGRKTAQSLGRALPKRRNLVLTRSGQVPFEGMQAVASLDEAMEIAANQGGELCVIGGSEVYALALARATRLHLTHVDARVDGADAYFPRFEPARWREVSRQPHPADAANALAFDFVDYERA; from the coding sequence ATGCAGCTTTCCCTCATCGCCGCGCTGGATCGCAACTTCGCCATCGGCAAGGGCAACGCGCTGCCCTGGCATTTGCCGGAAGATCTCAAGCGCTTCAAGGCGCTGACCCTGGGCAAGCCGATCTTGATGGGACGCAAGACCGCGCAATCGCTGGGGCGCGCGCTGCCCAAGCGGCGCAACCTGGTGCTGACCCGCAGCGGCCAGGTGCCGTTCGAGGGGATGCAGGCGGTGGCTTCGCTGGATGAAGCCATGGAAATCGCCGCCAACCAAGGCGGCGAGCTGTGCGTGATCGGCGGTAGCGAGGTGTATGCGCTGGCGCTGGCGCGCGCGACCCGGTTGCACTTGACCCATGTCGATGCGCGGGTCGATGGCGCCGATGCGTATTTCCCGCGCTTCGAACCGGCACGGTGGCGAGAAGTGTCCCGCCAACCGCATCCGGCGGACGCGGCGAACGCGCTGGCATTCGACTTCGTGGATTACGAGCGCGCCTGA
- a CDS encoding thymidylate synthase, whose amino-acid sequence MRQYLELLRHVLEHGTEKSDRTGTGTRSVFGWQMRFDLARGFPLVTTKKLHLRSIIHELLWFLQGSTNIDYLNANKVGIWDEWADENGELGPVYGKQWRSWEGADGCEIDQIRGVVDEIKRNPDSRRLIVSAWNVGDLPRMALLPCHTLFQFYVANGKLSCQLYQRSGDIFLGVPFNIASYALLTHMVAQVCGLGVGDFVHTLGDAHLYSNHFQQAREQLGRAPRALPALRLAPEVTDIFGFKFEDIVIDGYDPWPAIKAPVAV is encoded by the coding sequence ATGCGGCAATACCTGGAGCTGCTCCGGCACGTGCTGGAGCACGGCACGGAAAAGTCCGACCGCACCGGCACCGGCACGCGCAGCGTGTTCGGCTGGCAGATGCGCTTTGACCTGGCCCGGGGATTCCCGCTGGTCACCACCAAGAAGCTGCACCTGCGCTCGATCATCCATGAGTTGCTGTGGTTCCTGCAGGGCAGCACCAACATCGACTACCTCAACGCCAACAAGGTCGGCATTTGGGATGAATGGGCCGATGAGAACGGTGAGCTTGGCCCGGTCTATGGCAAGCAGTGGCGCAGTTGGGAGGGTGCGGATGGCTGCGAAATCGACCAGATCCGCGGGGTCGTCGATGAGATCAAGCGCAACCCGGATTCGCGTCGGTTGATAGTGTCTGCCTGGAACGTCGGCGACCTGCCCAGGATGGCGCTGCTGCCCTGCCACACGTTGTTCCAGTTCTATGTGGCGAACGGCAAGCTCAGCTGCCAGCTGTATCAGCGCAGCGGCGACATCTTCCTCGGCGTGCCGTTCAACATCGCCAGCTATGCGCTGCTCACCCACATGGTGGCGCAGGTGTGCGGGTTGGGCGTGGGCGATTTCGTGCACACGCTGGGTGACGCACACCTGTATTCCAACCACTTTCAGCAGGCGCGCGAGCAGTTGGGGCGTGCGCCGCGCGCGTTGCCGGCGCTGCGGCTGGCTCCGGAGGTGACGGACATCTTCGGTTTCAAGTTCGAGGACATCGTCATCGATGGCTACGACCCGTGGCCGGCGATCAAGGCGCCGGTGGCGGTGTGA